From Polynucleobacter difficilis, a single genomic window includes:
- the orn gene encoding oligoribonuclease, which produces MSEKNDAPVANTAPASERLVWLDMEMSGLKPDSDRILEIALIVTDANLNAIATAPVWVVHQDDAVLDGMDAWNKGTHGKSGLIDRVKASTLNEEDVEQACIAFLKQYVKAGISPMCGNSICQDRRFMARYMPKLEAYFHYRNVDVSTIKELARRWQPEIMKGFVKKQAHTALADIEESIEELRYYRKTFFIPSTTASSLPTAAD; this is translated from the coding sequence ATGAGCGAAAAAAATGATGCCCCTGTAGCAAATACTGCCCCAGCCAGTGAGCGTTTGGTTTGGCTGGATATGGAGATGTCTGGACTCAAGCCGGATAGCGACCGTATTTTAGAGATTGCCTTGATTGTGACCGATGCCAATCTCAATGCCATTGCCACGGCCCCAGTCTGGGTGGTGCATCAAGACGATGCTGTTCTCGATGGCATGGATGCGTGGAACAAAGGCACCCATGGCAAATCGGGTCTGATTGATCGGGTGAAGGCCTCAACGCTGAATGAAGAAGATGTAGAACAAGCTTGCATTGCTTTTTTAAAGCAGTACGTGAAGGCGGGCATTTCACCGATGTGTGGCAATTCCATTTGCCAGGACCGCCGCTTTATGGCGCGCTACATGCCGAAGTTAGAGGCATATTTTCATTACCGCAATGTGGATGTGTCCACCATTAAGGAGCTGGCTCGCCGCTGGCAGCCTGAGATCATGAAGGGCTTTGTTAAAAAGCAGGCGCACACTGCCTTAGCCGATATTGAAGAATCGATTGAAGAACTGCGCTATTACCGCAAAACCTTTTTTATTCCCAGCACAACTGCATCGTCACTACCGACTGCCGCTGACTAA